The following coding sequences lie in one Kitasatospora azatica KCTC 9699 genomic window:
- a CDS encoding FAD-dependent monooxygenase codes for MPDTAFPGPLSIEQDTIESLLREQLRRHGPDVQWSTEAVAVRVGAQEAEVDLRGPDGQTRTVGCRWVVGCEGSRSLVRRSLGIPFEGEQRTNLQCLQLNAEPDWSHPYHPPVTRIFINHGVTLITDPVPGGAVRFYAFRPDPEPQLEEPPSPQEMETLVAAATGVPAVRLVPTEPRRANRARFHDRIAGRLRHDRALLAGDSAHLWAPIGGRGLNTGLLGAHNLGWKLAAVHRGWATDALLDTYDTEQRAAALEVMRAMRRNILELPPNRPTLAAIRLLLPHLLRSSRLARQGATLLSDFGRNHRRSALSSGKRGERGGLRAGDRLPDLAVTTDTGPGRLHDLLSYQRWSLLLVEADAEQPDHSAAATLRRLTDRYVMPVGHFRIHPDPHRHHTLPTGTLLLVRPDGHLGLRAGAGDRRLLKAYLDRWFVQRG; via the coding sequence ATGCCGGACACCGCCTTCCCCGGCCCGCTCTCCATCGAACAGGACACGATCGAGAGCCTGCTGCGCGAGCAGCTCCGCCGGCACGGGCCGGACGTCCAGTGGTCCACCGAGGCCGTGGCCGTGCGCGTCGGCGCGCAGGAGGCCGAGGTCGACCTGCGCGGTCCCGACGGGCAGACCCGCACCGTCGGCTGCCGTTGGGTGGTCGGCTGCGAGGGCTCGCGCAGTCTGGTCCGCCGGTCGCTCGGCATCCCCTTCGAGGGCGAGCAGCGGACCAACCTGCAGTGCCTGCAGCTCAATGCCGAGCCCGACTGGAGCCACCCCTACCACCCACCGGTCACCCGGATCTTCATCAACCACGGCGTCACGCTGATCACCGACCCGGTCCCCGGCGGCGCGGTGCGCTTCTACGCCTTCCGCCCGGACCCCGAGCCGCAGCTCGAGGAGCCGCCGAGTCCGCAGGAGATGGAGACCCTGGTCGCCGCCGCCACCGGTGTGCCCGCCGTGCGGCTGGTCCCGACCGAGCCGCGCCGGGCCAACCGGGCCCGGTTCCACGACCGGATCGCCGGCCGGCTGCGCCATGACCGGGCGCTGCTCGCGGGCGACAGCGCGCACCTGTGGGCGCCGATCGGTGGCCGCGGACTGAACACCGGCCTGCTCGGCGCGCACAACCTGGGCTGGAAGCTGGCCGCCGTGCACCGCGGCTGGGCGACCGACGCGCTGCTCGACACCTACGACACCGAGCAGCGCGCAGCGGCGCTCGAGGTGATGCGGGCGATGCGCCGCAACATCCTGGAGCTGCCGCCGAACCGCCCGACCCTGGCCGCCATCAGGCTGCTCCTGCCTCATCTGCTGCGCAGCAGCCGCCTCGCCCGGCAAGGGGCCACCCTGCTCAGCGACTTCGGCCGCAACCACCGAAGGAGCGCGCTCTCCTCCGGGAAGCGCGGTGAGCGGGGCGGGCTGCGCGCCGGCGACCGCCTGCCGGACCTGGCCGTCACCACCGACACCGGCCCCGGCCGCCTGCACGACCTGCTCAGCTACCAGCGCTGGTCACTGCTGCTCGTCGAGGCCGACGCGGAACAGCCCGACCACAGCGCCGCCGCCACCCTGCGCCGGCTGACGGACCGCTACGTGATGCCGGTCGGCCACTTCCGGATCCACCCCGACCCGCACCGGCACCACACTCTCCCCACCGGCACCTTGCTCCTCGTCCGCCCCGACGGCCACCTCGGCCTGCGCGCCGGAGCCGGCGACCGCCGCCTGCTCAAGGCCTACCTGGACCGCTGGTTCGTCCAGCGCGGCTAG
- a CDS encoding winged helix-turn-helix domain-containing protein produces MQISDALAIRALAHPLRLDLLELLSTIGPATAARCGRALGVPQANCSFHLRQLAKYGFVEDAGPGRDRRERQWQVPERRPTIRIAGNPVVQRELERVVIQRETRAILDFAEREDEQSAQWRVKAGMVTALAVLSAEEAAELRAQWQALLAPYVARTQADGVEGVEGDDPQTGQRAVRYFMAATPLPDFTSGGNSNESDH; encoded by the coding sequence ATGCAGATCAGCGACGCCCTGGCGATCAGGGCTCTGGCCCATCCGCTCCGCCTCGACCTCCTGGAGCTGCTCAGCACCATCGGCCCGGCGACGGCCGCCCGCTGCGGGCGCGCCCTCGGAGTGCCGCAGGCCAACTGCTCCTTCCACCTGCGCCAACTCGCCAAGTACGGCTTCGTGGAGGACGCCGGCCCCGGACGCGACCGGCGCGAACGGCAGTGGCAGGTGCCCGAGCGGCGGCCCACCATCCGGATCGCGGGCAACCCGGTGGTCCAGCGGGAGCTCGAGCGGGTGGTGATCCAGCGGGAGACCCGGGCGATCCTCGACTTCGCCGAACGCGAGGACGAGCAGAGCGCCCAGTGGCGTGTCAAGGCGGGCATGGTCACCGCCCTCGCCGTGCTCTCCGCCGAGGAGGCCGCCGAGCTCAGGGCGCAATGGCAGGCCCTGCTGGCGCCGTACGTCGCCAGGACCCAGGCCGATGGCGTCGAGGGCGTCGAGGGTGACGATCCGCAGACCGGGCAGCGCGCTGTCCGCTACTTCATGGCGGCGACTCCGCTGCCGGACTTCACATCGGGGGGGAACAGCAATGAATCCGACCACTGA
- a CDS encoding MBL fold metallo-hydrolase — MNPTTDSSLDFVSAAPTAGSLDVSWIHGAPSKRHAPDPAIQVHHYDEHTVILRQSKTVNYEAPFLYLLFGNERALLLDTGATEDPELFPLRATVDRLVADWLEQYPREGYELVVAHSHGHHDHVAADAQFADRPATTVVARDADAVRSFFGFGESWPAETVGFDLGGRVLEVLASPGHHQASITLYDPWTGILLTGDTVLPGRLFAFDFAAYLDTLERLVAFAATRPVTHVLGCHVEMTSRPGRDYPIGAGYQPDERALQLTTAQLTAVRDAAAAVAGRPGVHRFDDFLIYNEPRKSDLLKLMARGMAHKARAAVLPAKPVRR, encoded by the coding sequence ATGAATCCGACCACTGACAGCTCGCTCGACTTCGTCTCGGCCGCGCCCACCGCCGGTTCCCTGGACGTCAGTTGGATCCACGGCGCGCCCTCCAAGCGGCACGCGCCGGATCCCGCGATCCAGGTCCACCACTACGACGAGCACACCGTCATCCTGCGCCAGAGCAAGACGGTCAACTACGAAGCCCCGTTCCTCTACCTGCTGTTCGGCAACGAGCGGGCGCTGCTGCTCGACACCGGCGCCACCGAGGACCCGGAGCTCTTCCCGCTGCGTGCGACCGTCGACCGGCTGGTCGCCGACTGGCTCGAGCAGTACCCGCGCGAGGGCTACGAGTTGGTGGTCGCGCACTCGCACGGGCACCACGACCACGTGGCCGCCGACGCCCAGTTCGCCGACCGCCCCGCCACCACCGTGGTGGCCCGCGACGCGGACGCGGTGCGGTCCTTCTTCGGCTTCGGCGAGAGCTGGCCGGCCGAGACCGTCGGCTTCGACCTGGGCGGCCGGGTGCTCGAGGTGCTCGCCTCGCCGGGCCACCACCAGGCCTCGATCACCCTCTACGACCCGTGGACCGGCATCCTGCTCACCGGCGACACCGTGCTTCCCGGGCGGCTGTTCGCCTTCGACTTCGCCGCCTACCTGGACACCCTGGAGCGCCTGGTCGCCTTCGCCGCCACCCGGCCCGTGACCCATGTGCTCGGCTGCCACGTCGAGATGACCAGCCGCCCGGGCCGCGACTACCCGATCGGCGCCGGCTACCAACCGGACGAGCGCGCCCTGCAGCTGACGACGGCGCAGCTGACGGCCGTGCGGGACGCGGCCGCCGCCGTCGCGGGCAGGCCGGGGGTCCACCGGTTCGACGACTTCCTCATCTACAACGAGCCGCGCAAGAGCGACCTGCTCAAGCTTATGGCACGCGGCATGGCGCACAAGGCCCGCGCCGCCGTCCTCCCGGCCAAGCCGGTACGCCGGTGA
- a CDS encoding alpha-N-acetylglucosaminidase, which produces MNLRELMRRQLPLGRTAAHALLALLTATAGPVALSPTARAAAPFDTSPAAASIQRLMPRQADQVSLVATARPASGADSFTVSGAAGAIQVQGTSPATLLTGLGWYLRHVAGVDIGFPGDSSSRLPATLPALARPFTDAAVVPHRYALNDTDNGYSGAYRGFADYQREFDVLALHGINEVYLTVGAEQPYYQALQQFGYSAAELRSWIPAPAHQPWWLLQNISGFAGPVSEQLVNSRAALGRRLCDQLRSLGLTPVLPGFYGTVPTDFASRNPTAKVVAQGSWVGFTRDSWLDPTDPAFGRLAAAYYTAQRAAFGDSSMYKMDPLHEGGTAGSVDVTAAAGAIQHALLTAHPGATWVVLGWQANPDAALLAGVDRNRMLILDGLSDRYDDLDRESAWGGTPYAFGTIPDFGGKSTLGANTGVWVARFRQWLTKTNSAERGIAYLPEGTGTDPAAFALFTDLAWANSPVDQAAWFQEYANSRYGGPDPQAAAAWEQLRQGPYGMPSGSWDEPQDSLFTARPSLTATSTASWSPTALRYPAAGVQNALNDLLKVAPDRQATDAYRFDLVSTARQALDNRSRVLLPLIDTAYTAEDLGAFRALVAEWNADEAALDRLAATDTRSLTGSWLANVPGWGATAAERDQLQYDARSVITTWGDRAQADDSGLRDYAAREYSGLVADLYAKRWAAYFASLDAALTHHTSPVPVDFFAMDDAWARSTAGYPTSTAGDPVAVATAIAAALPSLADPGPGPGPAARNTCCAYERTVARRGSVGR; this is translated from the coding sequence GTGAACCTGCGCGAATTGATGCGGCGCCAGCTGCCGCTCGGCCGAACGGCGGCGCACGCGCTGCTGGCCCTGCTCACCGCGACCGCCGGCCCGGTCGCACTCTCCCCCACCGCCCGCGCCGCCGCACCCTTCGACACCTCACCGGCCGCGGCGAGCATCCAGCGGCTGATGCCCCGTCAGGCAGACCAGGTCTCACTGGTCGCGACCGCCCGGCCGGCCTCGGGAGCCGACTCCTTCACCGTCTCCGGTGCGGCCGGGGCGATCCAGGTCCAGGGCACCTCCCCGGCCACCCTGCTCACCGGCCTCGGCTGGTACCTGCGCCATGTCGCCGGCGTGGACATCGGCTTCCCGGGGGACAGCAGCAGCCGGCTGCCCGCGACCCTGCCCGCCCTCGCGAGGCCCTTCACCGACGCAGCCGTGGTCCCGCACCGCTACGCGCTCAACGACACCGACAACGGGTACTCCGGCGCATACCGCGGCTTCGCCGACTACCAGCGCGAGTTCGACGTGCTGGCCCTGCACGGCATCAACGAGGTGTACCTCACGGTGGGCGCCGAGCAGCCGTACTACCAGGCCCTGCAGCAGTTCGGCTACTCCGCCGCCGAGCTGCGCTCCTGGATCCCGGCGCCCGCGCACCAGCCCTGGTGGCTGCTGCAGAACATCAGCGGATTCGCCGGCCCGGTCTCCGAACAGCTGGTCAACTCCCGTGCGGCGCTGGGTAGGCGGCTCTGCGACCAGCTGCGCTCGCTCGGCCTGACCCCCGTGCTGCCCGGCTTCTACGGCACCGTCCCGACCGACTTCGCCAGCCGCAACCCGACGGCGAAGGTGGTCGCCCAGGGCAGCTGGGTCGGCTTCACCCGCGACTCCTGGCTCGATCCGACCGACCCCGCCTTCGGCCGCCTCGCCGCCGCCTACTACACGGCCCAGCGCGCCGCCTTCGGCGACAGCAGCATGTACAAGATGGACCCGCTGCACGAGGGCGGCACGGCCGGCAGCGTCGACGTCACCGCTGCCGCCGGCGCCATCCAGCACGCCCTGCTGACCGCCCACCCCGGCGCGACCTGGGTCGTCCTCGGCTGGCAGGCCAATCCCGACGCCGCCCTGCTGGCCGGGGTCGACCGGAACCGGATGCTGATCCTCGACGGGCTCTCCGACCGCTACGACGACCTGGACCGCGAGAGCGCCTGGGGCGGCACCCCCTACGCCTTCGGCACCATCCCGGACTTCGGCGGCAAGTCCACCCTAGGCGCCAACACCGGTGTCTGGGTGGCCCGTTTCCGGCAGTGGCTGACCAAGACCAACAGCGCCGAGCGGGGCATCGCCTACCTGCCGGAGGGTACCGGCACCGACCCGGCCGCCTTCGCCCTCTTCACCGACCTCGCCTGGGCCAACTCACCGGTGGACCAAGCCGCGTGGTTCCAGGAGTACGCCAACTCCCGCTACGGCGGCCCCGATCCGCAGGCCGCGGCGGCCTGGGAGCAACTGCGCCAGGGCCCGTACGGTATGCCGTCCGGCAGTTGGGACGAGCCGCAGGACAGCCTCTTCACCGCCCGACCCTCGCTCACCGCCACCAGCACGGCGAGCTGGAGCCCCACCGCCCTGCGCTACCCCGCGGCCGGCGTGCAGAACGCACTGAACGACCTGCTCAAGGTCGCCCCCGACCGACAGGCCACCGACGCCTACCGGTTCGACCTGGTGAGCACCGCCCGCCAGGCGCTCGACAACCGCAGCCGGGTGCTGCTGCCGCTGATCGACACCGCCTACACGGCCGAGGACCTCGGCGCCTTCCGCGCACTGGTCGCCGAGTGGAACGCCGACGAGGCCGCGCTGGACCGACTCGCCGCCACCGACACCCGCTCGCTGACCGGCAGTTGGCTGGCGAACGTCCCCGGCTGGGGCGCCACCGCCGCCGAGCGCGACCAACTCCAGTACGACGCCCGCTCGGTGATCACCACCTGGGGCGACCGCGCACAGGCCGACGACAGCGGACTGCGCGACTACGCGGCCCGCGAGTACTCCGGCCTCGTCGCCGACCTCTACGCCAAACGCTGGGCCGCGTACTTCGCCTCCCTCGACGCCGCGCTGACGCACCACACCTCCCCCGTACCGGTCGACTTCTTCGCGATGGACGACGCCTGGGCCCGCTCCACCGCCGGCTACCCGACCAGCACCGCCGGCGACCCGGTGGCCGTCGCCACCGCGATCGCCGCCGCCCTGCCCTCACTCGCCGACCCCGGGCCCGGGCCGGGGCCCGCCGCACGGAATACCTGTTGCGCATACGAAAGGACTGTTGCGCGGCGAGGATCCGTAGGAAGGTAG